In the genome of Raphanus sativus cultivar WK10039 chromosome 9, ASM80110v3, whole genome shotgun sequence, the window tgtttgatgaaatgtctgaaccaactctcctatgCTTTTAACACactctaccaaagagatttgttgttagaGGTGTTAGgatggctattagacttgtttttaatgattgcttccccaacattcaaccaaagagatttgatgcttgagttttggaagcaaatgagcattcatctagagatatagtttgtttaggattgtgtctaggtctaaggtagatagattgattgaaagctgacACCTTTAGATTaagtttgatcacccaaggtctaaatcccttaTCCCATGTGTTCTTcatctcataatcaaagaaagtctTTTACTTTATTGCATTTTTAGTCTTAGTGTAATCTCGCATCTCATCTTGATAGCATTTAgcttaagcatggtcttgcattcctaGTGTTTCGCACTCTCTTAGAATTGGATTGACATCTTTTATACTTCAACATTTGAATAGGATCTTAGCAAACtcctgttatcaaattggcgccgttgccaactTCTAAgttgattttgacattgggatttaTTCACTTGCTCCCATTGTTGAAGACATTTCTGCACTTGAGAGGGAGCAGAGGTTGTTTgagtatgaacttgaggagcagagGTTGAGGAGCAGAGGTTCATCAAGCCTTGTTCCCATTGTTGAAGACATTTCTGCACTTGAGAGGGAGATTGTGagaaggagctgccaaccttagACCAAGACATCCACATTGCCGaagatggtcaaggagctgccaaccttagACCAAGACATCCACATCACTAAGCTAGAGCAATTGGTGCCCATGATCAGCCTATCCATGGAAATAGGGCTGGCATTAGAGCACCAACTGTGGAGaataacaactttgagatcaagtcaagcTTGATCAACATGATCCAGAGCAACAAGTACCATGGGCTTGCTTTGGAAGGTCATCTAGATCACTTGGACAACTTTGATCGGCTGTGTGGCACCATTAAGATCAATGGTGTTTCTGAAGATGCATTGAAGCTGAGGTTGTTTCCATTCTGTTTGGGAGATAAAGCTCACACATGGGAGAAGGGTCTTTCAAGAGATAGCATCCAGACATGGGACGAGGGCACAGAAGCTTTCCTCACCAAGTTCTTCTCTaactcaagaactgctaagctTAGGAATGAGAATTCAGGATTTCAACAAAGGAATCTTGAAGGTTTTGGTGAAGCATGGGAAAGATTCAACAGCTACATCACTCAGTGTCCACATCATGGCTTCAACCAGGAGAGTTTGCTTAGTACTTTCTACAGAGGAGCCTTGCCTAAGTATAGAAGCCAACTAGACACTGCTAgcaatggtttcttcttgggcagaACTGAAGTAGAAGCTTTGGAGCTTGATGAGAATATGGCCAAGAGTGATTCAGTCTACAATGAGGACAATGACAGAAGTAACAGAGGCAGTGGTGGAGAGGATCAGAACACCAGGAAAGAGTTGAAGGCTCTACAAGAAAAAATGGATTTGCTTCTCTCTGATAAAGCCAAGAAAGAAaaggtgaactttgttggtgAGCAGAAACAAGGAGAGACAGCTAAGGTCAATGAAGTTGATGGCCTAGAAAGTCAAGAAGAGTTGTGCTTTGTGAATGCTAATGGGACTTGGTACAAGAAAgagcccaactttcagtacaacaactaccaacaaaGACCCTACTCAAACAACCAGCAAGGTGGCTATCAGCAAAGCAAAACTACTCTCAAGGCTACAACCCAAAAGGGAACCAGTCTACTCAAGCTCAAGGAAGCTCTTCTCAAACTCAGTCTCAACACATTAATGTGGAATCAATGTTCAAGCAACTCCTTGAGGCTCAATCCAAAAGTGAGAAGAACATGGGTTATGAGCTGAGAAACATCCACACAAAGATTGATGgaagctacaatgagctcaacaagtTCAAAGCTTTGGAGAACCAGTTTGCTTCATTCAGCTCTCACTCAAGTCGTCAACAAGGCTCTCTTCCTGGAAAACCTGAgcaaaaccccaaggaagcaatGAAGGCAATCACTTTGAGAAGTGGTAAGGAGTTGCCTCCAAAGATACTAACCAAGGATGGTGAGAAACAAGGTGGGGAGGTTGCCATCAACATTGATGATGAGGTGgttattgttgatgagaagGTCGATGAGGAAATTGTGGAAAAGATTGTTGAAGCTAAGGGTAAAAGAAAGGttggagaggagaagagaacAGTGAAGCAAGGTGAAGCTACATCAAAAGATACTTCTTTTGTCCCTCCTCCCGATGAACCTAAGCTACCCTTTCCTGGAAGATTCAAGAAGCAACTATTGGAGAAGTACAAAGCACtctttgagaagcagatgagtcaAGTTCAgattacaatgcccatcatagATGCCTTCATGCTTGTCCCTCAGTATAGCAAGTTCTTGGAAGATGCTGTGGCTTCTAAGAAGAAGGAAATGGAGGGAATGGTGATTCTTACTCATGAGTGCAGTGCCATCATCAAAAGGTTGACAATCCCTAAGAAGTTAGAGGATCCAGGAAGCTTCACTCTACCTTGTGCCATTGGTTCTTTAAGGTTTGAAAGGTGCTTATgtgatttgggagctagtgttaGCCTCATGCCTCTATCTGTAGCCAAGAAGCTTGGATTCAGCCATTACAAGAAGTGCAAACTCTCTTTGATTCTAGCTAATTGCTCTGTGAAGTTTCCCATTGGTATCCTAGAGGATTTCCCTGTGATGGTGGGAAATTGTGAATTTCTATTGACTTTGTGGTGCTAGAGATGGATGAGGAAGCTATAGATCCCTTGATCCTTGGAAGACCATTCTTGGCCACAGAAGGAGCAATAATAAATATGAAGGAGGGCAAGATTGATCTTCACTTGGGTAAGATGCATCATCCACTCAACTAGAGGACAGTCACCAAGAGGACTGGGATGAACTCAAAGCGCCTAAGGTGGAACTTAAACCCCTTCCCCGTGGTGTAAGGTATGCTTTTCTTGGCCCTAATGAGACTTACCCTGTCATTGTGAGTAGTGAGCTTTCTGAACTTCAATTGTTTCAACTGTTGAGTGCACTTAAGAAGTTTAGGAAAGCAATAGGGTATTCTCTAGATGATATCAAAGGGATATCACCTTCTTTGTGCATGCATATGATACATCTAGAGGATGAATCAATTACTTCTATTGAGCATCAAAGAAGATTAAACCCTAATTTGAAAGAAGTTGTAAAGAAGGAGATTCTCAAACTCTTAGATGCCGGTGTTAGTTACCCAATCTCAGATAGTAAATGGGTATCTCCTGTGCATGTGGTTCCAAAGAGAGGTGGTATCACTGTTGTGAAAAATGATAAGGATGagttgatccccactagaactgTAACTGGACATAGGATGTGCATTGATTATAGAAAGCTCAACTCTGCATCTAGAAAAgatcattttccattgccatTTATTGATCAGATGCTTGAGAGACTTGCAAACCATCCTTTCTATTGCTTTCTTGACGGGTATTCAGGGTTCTTCCAAATACCCATACATCCCGATGATCAAGAGAAGACGACATTCACATGCCCCTATGGTACCTTTGCCTATCGAAGGATGCCATTTGGGTTATGTAATGCTCCTGCCACCTTTCAAAGGTGCATGATGTCTATCTTCTCTGATCTAATTGAGGATGTTGTGGAGGTATTCATGGATGACTTCTCTGTCTACGGATCTTCGTTTTCTGCTTGTTTGTCCAACTTGTGCAAGGtcctacagagatgtgaagacaccaaccttgtgctgaactgggagaagtgTCACTTCATGGTCAAAGAAGGGATTGTACTTGGGCACAAGATTTCAGAGAAGGGCATTGAAGTGGACAAGGCTAAGATTGAGGTGATGGTTAGTATACCTCCACCAAAGACTGTGAGAGACATAAGGAGTTTCCTTGGCCATGCTGGTTTCTATAAGAGATATGTCAAGGACTTCTCAAAGGTTGCTAGACCAATAACCAAGCTGCTATGCAAAGAAGCCGCTTTCAGCTTTGATTCAGATTGTCTTGAAGCTTTCAAGGAGCTGAAGAATAACTTGGTTAATGCTCTTATTGTTCAGCCACCTGATTGGAGTCTCCCCTTTGAGATTATGTGTGATGCAAGTGACTTTGCTGTTGGAGCTGTTTTGGGGCAGAAAAAGGATGGCAAGACtcatgtgatctactatgctAGCCAGACTTTGAATGATGCTCAGGTGAAGTATTCCACAACTGAGAACGAGATGCTAGCCATTGTATTTGCatttgagaagttcagaagcTACTTGGTTGGGTCAAAGGATATTTTCTACACTGATCATGCAGCTTTGAGGCACCTCTTGGCCAAGAAAGATGCCAAGCCAAGACTTTTGAGGTGGATCCTTTTGCTTCAAGAGTTTGACTTGGAGATTAGAGACAAGCCAGGCATTGAGAATGGAGTGGCTGATCACTTATCTAGGCTGAGGATTGAAGGTGAAACTCCAACTGATGAAGGACTTCGTGAGGAACATATCATGGACATCCGGGCAGTGGTTGCAGTTTGTGAAACGGGCAAGAAGCTTGAAGAGGTTAAGGCATCTAAGGAGAAGGAGCCTTGGTATGTAGATTTTGTGAACTACCTTATCACAGGAAAGGAGCCACTAAAACTTGAAGGGtatgccaagaagaagttctACAAGAAATTGAAGAGGTATTATTGGGATGAGCCTTTTCTCTTCATCCTTTGCAAAGACCATCTCTACAGGAGAGCAGTGGCTGAAGAAGAAGTTGATGGAATCCTACAACAATGCCATGGTTCTTCATATGGAGGGCATTTTGCAACTTTCAAGACAGTGGCTAAGGTTCTACAAGCTGGATTTTGGTGGCCTCATATGTTCAAGGATACACAAGATTTCATCTCCAGGTGTGATTCTTGCCAATGGAGAGGGAACATCACAAAGAGGAATGAAATGCCTCAAAACCCAATTCTTGAAGTGGAGGTGTTTGATGTTTGGGGAATAGACTTCATGGGACCTTTTCCCTCTTCTTATGGCAACAAGTACATACTAGTGGCTGTAGACTATGTGTCTAAGTGGGTTGAAGCAGTTGCAAGTCCTACAAATGACTCAAGAGTGGTGTTGAAGATGTTTAAAAGCATCATTTTTTCCAAGGTTTGGAGTCCCTAGAGTGGTGATAAGTGATGGAGGCTCACATTTCATCAACAAACTTTTTGAGAATCTTCTCAAGAAGAATGGAGTGAAACATAAGGTTGCAACACCCTATCACCCTCAAACGAGTGGTCAAGTTGAAATCtctaacagagagatcaagggaatcttggagaagattgtgggaGCCAAGAGAAAGGATTGGTCAGACAAgcttgatgatgcactttgggcCTATAGGACAGCATACAAGACACCTTTGGGAACCACTCATTTCAACCTCGTGTATGGTAAAGCTTGTCATCTACTAGTGGAACTTGAGTACAAGGCATTGTGGGCTGTAAAGTTATTGAACTTTGATATCAAGAATGCCAAGGAAAAGAGACTTTTTCAGCTTCATGAGCTTGATGAGATAAGGATGGATGCTTTCGAGAACTCAAGGATCTACAAGGAGAGAACCAAAGCCTTTCATGACAAGAACATCTTGAAGAGGGAGTTAAGAGCTGATGATCAGATACTCCTCTACAACGCTAGGCTGAAGTTGTTTCCTGTGAAGCTCAAATCAAGGTGGTCTAGACCTTTTAAGATCAAGGAAGTTAAGCCTTATGGAGTAGTGGTTCTTTGGGACAAGAATGGAGGAGAATTCACAGTGAATGGGCAAAGAGTGAAGCTCTATATGGGTACTACACCAAAGGAAGTTGGATTCTCAGTTCCACTTTCCGATCC includes:
- the LOC130500103 gene encoding LOW QUALITY PROTEIN: uncharacterized protein LOC130500103 (The sequence of the model RefSeq protein was modified relative to this genomic sequence to represent the inferred CDS: inserted 2 bases in 1 codon; deleted 1 base in 1 codon; substituted 1 base at 1 genomic stop codon), giving the protein MALYDAGRSTTRNSVSFSIIPALTAKLIDPEAMVGSPESPTSGLASSVISDESICIFVRVSSKMMLTELPVSISTLAMSMSWFFSSITRRSSRVFACSAAAPSMNEILSEISILRLIVERELVVNISALEREQRLFEYELEEQRLRSRGSSSLVPIVEDISALEREIPIHGNRAGIRAPTVENNNFEIKSSLINMIQSNKYHGLALEGHLDHLDNFDRLCGTIKINGVSEDALKLRLFPFCLGDKAHTWEKGLSRDSIQTWDEGTEAFLTKFFSNSRTAKLRNENSGFQQRNLEGFGEAWERFNSYITQCPHHGFNQESLLSTFYRGALPKYRSQLDTASNGFFLGRTEVEALELDENMAKSDSVYNEDNDRSNRGSGGEDQNTRKELKALQEKMDLLLSDKAKKEKVNFVGEQKQGETAKVNEVDGLESQEELCFVNANGTWYKKEPNFQYNNYQQRPYSNNQQGGYQQSKTTLKQLLEAQSKSEKNMGYELRNIHTKIDGSYNELNKFKALENQFASFSSHSSRQQGSLPGKPEQNPKEAMKAITLRSGKELPPKILTKDGEKQGGEVAINIDDEVVIVDEKVDEEIVEKIVEAKGKRKVGEEKRTVKQGEATSKDTSFVPPPDEPKLPFPGRFKKQLLEKYKALFEKQMSQVQITMPIIDAFMLVPQYSKFLEDAVASKKKEMEGMVILTHECSAIIKRLTIPKKLEDPGSFTLPCAIGSLRFERCLCDLGASVSLMPLSVAKKLGFSHYKKCKLSLILANCSVKFPIGILEDFPVMVGNYASSTQLEDSHQEDWDELKAPKVELKPLPRGVRYAFLGPNETYPVIVSSELSELQLFQLLSALKKFRKAIGYSLDDIKGISPSLCMHMIHLEDESITSIEHQRRLNPNLKEVVKKEILKLLDAGVSYPISDSKWVSPVHVVPKRGGITVVKNDKDELIPTRTVTGHRMCIDYRKLNSASRKDHFPLPFIDQMLERLANHPFYCFLDGYSGFFQIPIHPDDQEKTTFTCPYGTFAYRRMPFGLCNAPATFQRCMMSIFSDLIEDVVEVFMDDFSVYGSSFSACLSNLCKVLQRCEDTNLVLNWEKCHFMVKEGIVLGHKISEKGIEVDKAKIEVMVSIPPPKTVRDIRSFLGHAGFYKRYVKDFSKVARPITKLLCKEAAFSFDSDCLEAFKELKNNLVNALIVQPPDWSLPFEIMCDASDFAVGAVLGQKKDGKTHVIYYASQTLNDAQVKYSTTENEMLAIVFAFEKFRSYLVGSKDIFYTDHAALRHLLAKKDAKPRLLRWILLLQEFDLEIRDKPGIENGVADHLSRLRIEGETPTDEGLREEHIMDIRAVPWYVDFVNYLITGKEPLKLEGYAKKKFYKKLKRYYWDEPFLFILCKDHLYRRAVAEEEDTQDFISRCDSCQWRGNITKRNEMPQNPILEVEVFDVWGIDFMGPFPSSYGNKYILVAVDYVSKWVEAVASPTNDSRVVLKMFKSIIFSRFGVPRVVISDGGSHFINKLFENLLKKNGVKHKVATPYHPQTSGQVEISNREIKGILEKIVGAKRKDWSDKLDDALWAYRTAYKTPLGTTHFNLVYGKACHLLVELEYKALWAVKLLNFDIKNAKEKRLFQLHELDEIRMDAFENSRIYKERTKAFHDKNILKRELRVDGYSGFFQIPIHPEDQEKTTFTCPYGTFAYRRMPLGLCKAPATLQRCMMSIFTDMIEDFMEVFMDDFSVYGSSFKDWLDNLCKVLERCEEKNLVLNWEKFHFMVNDGIVLGHKVSAAGIEVDRCKIEVMTGLPAPTNVKDIRSFLGHARFYRRFIKDYSRIARPLNNLLCKEVKFDFSPECKSAFEELKKSLITAQVIQAPDWSLPFEIMSDASDFAVGAVIGQRKDKKLHAIYYANGYSGFFQISIHPEDQEKKTFTXPYGTFAYCRMPFGLCNAHENFQRCMMSIFTEMIEAFMDIFMDDFSVYGSIFKDCLDNLCKVLERCEEKNLVLNWKKCHFMVNDGIVLGHKVSAAGIEVDRGKMEVMTGLAAPTNVKYIRSFLGHARFYRIFLXKIARPLNSLLCKEVKFDFSPECKTAFEELKKVSYNCPICTSPDWNLPIEIMCDASSFAVGAVLGQRKDKKLHAIYYASRTLDEAQQNYATTEKELLAVVFAFKKFHQYLLGSHVIVHSDHAAIKYLMQNKDAKP